CTGTACGGGATCTCCGAGGCGACCGCGGCGGCCAGGCTCTGCAGCCCGGCGCAGGCCGCCGCGAGCCGGTCGGCGACGTCGGGGTCGCCGCCGTGCCGGGCGATGCGCAGGCCGTCCGCGGAGAGCACGACGATCTGATGGATGTCGGGGACGTCGTCGGCGAGCTCTTTGAGCATCCAGTCCATGTTGCCCCGCTGCTGGATCACTTCAGGTCTCCCTTGTCCCACGCGTCGTCAGAGTTGTCGTCCGCCCCGGGCTCCTGCGGCACACCGTTGGCGGCCTTGGTGAACGCCTCCAGCCAGATCCCGGGAGGCGGCTCCTTGCCGTTGGCCTGACCGTTGCCGTTGCCGTTGCCGTTTCCGTTTCCGTAGCCGTTGCTCCGGGCTGCGCCGGGGTCGGTGGACTGGGCGGGAAGGTTGTGCGAACCCAGCGGTGCGCGGCCCCGGCTGCGGCGCTGCGGCAGTCCGCCCGAGGTCCACTCGGTCACCACGGGGGGGTCGTCCTCCACGGCGGCGGCCGGTGCGGCCGGGCGGGTGTCGGGTG
This genomic interval from Streptomyces sp. NBC_00464 contains the following:
- a CDS encoding roadblock/LC7 domain-containing protein, whose product is MIQQRGNMDWMLKELADDVPDIHQIVVLSADGLRIARHGGDPDVADRLAAACAGLQSLAAAVASEIPYSDGRMRLVVIEVTGGFFYLMAAGAGAYLAVLAGETVDAGLVGARMRDMVVRIGAHLTSPPRHDGQAG